A single window of Carassius gibelio isolate Cgi1373 ecotype wild population from Czech Republic chromosome A19, carGib1.2-hapl.c, whole genome shotgun sequence DNA harbors:
- the polr2k gene encoding DNA-directed RNA polymerases I, II, and III subunit RPABC4, whose amino-acid sequence MDSQEKIQPPKQQPMIYICGECHTENEIKARDPIRCRECGYRIMYKKRTKRLVVFDAR is encoded by the exons ATGGATTCTCAGGAAAAAATCCAGCCTCCTAAACAGCAGCCGATGATCTACATTTGTGGAG AGTGTCACACAGAAAACGAGATCAAGGCCAGAGACCCCATCAGATGCAGAGAGTGTGGTTACAGGATCATGTACAAGAAGAGGACCAAAAGAC TGGTTGTATTTGATGCCCGATGA
- the spag1a gene encoding sperm-associated antigen 1A, whose protein sequence is MGNSQKKGPGHGEGGGPHSQPGTPGHKRSPGNNTASSKEVQGKRPAVNGTLPADKSQDEPRGSGAVHSGTAGASCNLDAPCGALPPPLARLKNEGNMLFKNGQFGDALEKYTQAIDGCTEAGIDSPEDLCTLYSNRAACYLKDGNSADCIQDCSRALELRPFSLKPLLRRAMAYETLERYSKAYVDYKTVLQIDVSVQAAHDSVHRITKMLIEQDGPDWREKLPEIPLVPLSAQQHRKDEPSAEVLQARADRAQQEKTRKAEARFTLLKQEGNELVKSGQFQGAADKYSECLAIKPNECAIYTNRALCYLKLEGFAEAKQDCDSALQIEPNNKKAFYRRALAHKGLKDYLSASTDLQEVLQLDPNVQEAEQELETVTNLLRESLLANSQG, encoded by the exons ATGGGGAATTCACAGAAGAAGGGCCCCGGTCACGGAGAGGGAGGGGGCCCGCACTCTCAACCTGGGACCCCGGGACACAAGAGGAGCCCTGGAAACAACACAGCCAGCTCAAAGGAAGTCCAAGGGAAGAGGCCGGCAGTCAATGGCACCCTTCCAGCCGACAAGAGCCAGGATGAGCCTCGGGGCTCTGGTGCGGTGCACAGTGGTACTGCTGGGGCGAGCTGTAATCTGGACGCCCCGTGTGGGGCCCTTCCTCCTCCACTGGCCAGGCTCAAAAATGAGGGCAATATGTTGTTCAAAAATGGACAGTTCGGGGACGCGCTGGAGAAATACACACAGGCCATTGACGGATGTACAGAAGCTG GTATCGACAGCCCAGAGGATCTCTGTACTCTGTACTCCAACAGAGCTGCGTGCTACCTCAAAGATGGAAACAGCGCAGACTGCATTCAGGACTGCAGCAG GGCTCTGGAGCTCCGCCCCTTCTCGCTGAAGCCCCTCCTCCGGCGGGCGATGGCGTATGAGACTCTGGAGCGCTACAGCAAGGCCTATGTGGATTACAAGACAGTCCTGCAGATAGACGTCAGCGTGCAGGCGGCTCACGACAGCGTGCACAG AATCACTAAAATGCTGATCGAGCAGGACGGTCCGGACTGGCGAGAGAAGCTGCCCGAGATCCCGCTGGTCCCGCTTTCGGCCCAGCAGCACCGTAAAGATGAGCCCAGCGCAGAGGTCCTGCAGGCCCGCGCAGACAGAGCCCAGCAGGAGAAGA CCAGAAAAGCAGAGGCTCGGTTCACACTGCTGAAACAAGAAGGAAATGAGCTGGTGAAGAGCGGCCAGTTTCAAGGTGCTGCGGACAAATACAGCGAGTGTCTGGCCATCAAACCGAACGAATGTGCCATCTACACCAACAG AGCGCTGTGCTATCTCAAGCTGGAAGGTTTCGCAGAAGCCAAACAGGACTGTGATTCTGCACTTCAGATCGAGCCAAACAATAAGAAAGCATTTTACAGACGAGCACTGGCACATAAAGGTTTGAAG GACTATCTGTCAGCCAGCACTGATTTACAGGAAGTGCTGCAGTTGGATCCGAACGTGCAGGAGGCCGAGCAGGAGCTGGAGACGGTCACTAACCTGCTGAGAGAAAGTCTGCTGGCTAATTCTCAAG GTTGA